In Geotalea uraniireducens, one genomic interval encodes:
- a CDS encoding YaiI/YqxD family protein: MKIWIDADACPRAVKEILFRASTRLQVPLCLVANKSLAKHAGPLVETIVVAEGFDVADDYIAEHALPTDLVVTADVPLAARVVAKGGVALNPRGERYTEESIGDRLAMRDLLSELRDTGMIQGGGPAPFSMSDRNRFASALDSLLHRMLRR; this comes from the coding sequence ATGAAGATCTGGATTGATGCCGATGCCTGCCCGCGGGCGGTGAAAGAAATCCTCTTCCGGGCCTCGACCCGGCTGCAGGTGCCGCTCTGCCTGGTGGCCAACAAGAGCCTCGCCAAGCATGCCGGCCCACTGGTGGAGACCATCGTGGTGGCTGAAGGCTTCGACGTGGCGGACGACTACATCGCCGAGCACGCCCTCCCGACCGACCTGGTGGTCACCGCCGACGTGCCGCTGGCCGCCCGGGTCGTCGCCAAGGGGGGGGTGGCGCTCAATCCGCGCGGCGAACGCTACACCGAGGAGTCTATCGGCGACCGGCTGGCGATGCGCGACCTGTTGAGCGAGCTGCGCGACACCGGCATGATCCAGGGGGGCGGCCCGGCACCGTTCAGCATGAGCGACCGCAACCGCTTTGCTTCGGCCCTGGACAGCCTGCTGCATCGCATGCTCCGGCGCTAG
- a CDS encoding transcription elongation factor GreAB: MTKQYLVATIIARLEADLALFTAAARHAHAAATHEECQPDNKYDTTALEASYIAQGQANRAQEIRRSLEAYRTLELQAFDDDTPVRLTALVTLEDEAGEALRLFIGPQAGGMKLADPAGETVVITPASPLGKRLLGLVAGDEVAGVDAGAGKLYTIVAIA; this comes from the coding sequence ATGACCAAACAGTACCTCGTCGCCACGATTATCGCCCGGCTGGAGGCCGATCTGGCCCTGTTCACCGCGGCGGCCCGGCATGCCCACGCCGCGGCCACCCATGAGGAGTGTCAGCCGGACAACAAGTACGACACCACGGCGCTGGAGGCCTCTTACATCGCCCAGGGACAGGCCAACCGGGCGCAGGAGATCCGCCGGAGTCTGGAGGCGTACCGTACCCTGGAGCTGCAGGCGTTTGACGACGATACGCCGGTGCGGCTGACCGCCCTGGTGACCTTGGAGGACGAGGCGGGCGAGGCGCTCCGGCTGTTCATCGGCCCCCAGGCCGGCGGGATGAAGCTGGCCGATCCGGCGGGAGAGACCGTGGTTATTACGCCGGCTTCCCCCTTGGGCAAACGGCTGCTCGGTCTGGTGGCGGGTGATGAGGTAGCGGGGGTGGACGCCGGCGCGGGGAAGCTCTACACTATCGTGGCTATCGCCTGA
- a CDS encoding methyltransferase → MRRRLRGGRIIDLACGHGLLSSILLLLDDSSPHALGIDRALPPSAGKLQTVLENAWPRLAGRVELRRGELEEVALTADDLVVSVHACGGLTDRVMDLAIAARARLAVLPCCHELASGSGVELRGWLDGALAMDVARVGRLQAAGYRVVTQTIPAEITPKNRLLLAEPE, encoded by the coding sequence GTGCGGCGACGTCTGCGCGGCGGCCGCATTATCGACCTCGCCTGCGGCCACGGCCTCCTCTCCAGCATCCTGCTTCTCCTCGACGATAGCTCCCCGCACGCCCTCGGTATCGACCGTGCCCTGCCGCCGAGCGCGGGAAAGCTGCAGACGGTGCTGGAGAACGCCTGGCCACGCTTGGCCGGGCGGGTGGAGTTGCGTCGTGGGGAGCTTGAGGAGGTGGCATTGACGGCGGACGATCTGGTGGTCTCGGTTCACGCCTGTGGCGGTCTCACCGACCGGGTCATGGATCTGGCCATCGCGGCGCGCGCCCGGCTGGCGGTGCTGCCGTGCTGCCACGAGCTGGCGAGCGGCAGCGGCGTGGAGTTGCGCGGCTGGCTGGACGGAGCGCTGGCGATGGATGTGGCCCGCGTCGGACGGCTGCAGGCGGCCGGCTACCGGGTGGTGACGCAGACGATCCCGGCGGAGATTACACCGAAGAACCGGTTGCTGCTGGCGGAGCCGGAGTGA
- a CDS encoding YkgJ family cysteine cluster protein produces the protein MPGSPLHILAPATGSAALVAREIERLKRRVIWAERAGADQGRQLAFIYRAADRFGRRVFPHTFCHTDAAAAGCVTGSCCLCRPDVFAREQALLDLLPQPHDNDGFCPFFNRARRNCGIYAMRPLACRIYYNLAASRHGCPNPADAMLALLAFLRPHLEKILGPYQGGYNSMMRRSSGDGIQ, from the coding sequence ATGCCTGGTTCACCTCTGCACATCCTGGCCCCTGCCACGGGGAGTGCCGCACTCGTCGCGCGGGAGATCGAGCGACTCAAACGCCGGGTCATCTGGGCCGAGCGGGCCGGGGCGGACCAGGGGCGGCAGCTCGCCTTCATTTACCGGGCGGCCGACCGCTTCGGCCGGCGCGTCTTCCCCCATACCTTCTGCCACACCGATGCGGCCGCTGCCGGCTGCGTCACCGGCTCCTGCTGCCTCTGCCGCCCCGACGTCTTCGCCCGGGAGCAGGCGCTCCTCGACCTTCTGCCCCAGCCGCACGACAACGACGGCTTCTGCCCCTTCTTCAACCGCGCTCGGCGCAACTGCGGCATCTACGCCATGCGCCCGCTGGCCTGCCGGATTTACTACAACCTCGCCGCTTCCCGCCACGGCTGCCCGAATCCCGCCGACGCCATGCTGGCACTCCTGGCCTTCCTCAGACCCCATCTGGAAAAAATCCTCGGCCCCTACCAGGGCGGCTATAATTCCATGATGCGGCGGAGCTCCGGGGACGGCATACAATAA
- a CDS encoding Fic family protein, whose translation MTQAAFVDIPLKLPLLSFDSPLTDVIMELEHLRRLTLSGDTPAAIFYQLKQIFHLLESLGSARIEGNHTTLADYVEAKIAAESSQGEQMREIENIEHAMSFLEEAVAKGSPITHQFIREQHVLTVRGLDREGDRTPGAYRTGSVAIAGASHLPPDALRVPDYMEELVGFINRDDPPKYDLLKAALAHHRFAWIHPFSNGNGRVVRLLTYALLIKYGFNVRAGGRVLNPTAVFCNDRERYYAMLSRADGGGDDGIAEWCLYVLAGIRDELAKVDQLTRYEVLKERILFPALDYSRTRGLITRTEETVLRRAAELGTFKASDFGELFPDLTERQRTYQLKKLVDARMLQPIRPHARAYTINFVNNALIRAVMRILVREGFVPALD comes from the coding sequence ATGACGCAAGCCGCCTTTGTAGATATTCCGCTCAAACTCCCGCTCCTGTCGTTCGACTCTCCGCTCACGGATGTGATCATGGAGCTGGAGCATCTGCGGCGGCTGACCTTGAGTGGCGACACGCCGGCAGCCATATTTTACCAATTAAAGCAGATCTTCCATCTGCTGGAAAGCCTCGGTTCTGCCAGGATCGAGGGGAATCACACCACCCTGGCGGATTACGTCGAGGCGAAAATCGCTGCCGAATCGTCGCAGGGCGAGCAGATGCGGGAAATCGAGAACATCGAGCACGCCATGTCGTTTCTCGAAGAAGCCGTTGCCAAGGGGAGTCCCATTACCCATCAGTTCATCCGCGAGCAGCACGTCCTGACGGTGCGGGGGCTGGACCGCGAAGGGGACCGGACGCCCGGCGCATACCGGACCGGCTCGGTCGCCATTGCCGGCGCAAGCCACCTGCCGCCCGATGCACTGCGGGTGCCTGACTACATGGAAGAGCTGGTAGGGTTCATCAACCGTGACGACCCGCCCAAGTACGACCTGCTGAAAGCAGCCCTTGCCCACCACCGGTTTGCCTGGATTCACCCTTTCAGCAACGGCAACGGCCGGGTCGTCCGCCTGCTCACCTATGCGCTGCTGATCAAATACGGCTTCAACGTGCGTGCCGGCGGGCGCGTGCTCAATCCAACGGCCGTATTCTGCAATGACCGTGAACGGTATTATGCCATGCTGTCGCGGGCCGACGGTGGCGGCGACGACGGAATTGCCGAGTGGTGCCTGTACGTGCTGGCGGGGATCAGGGACGAACTGGCAAAGGTGGACCAGCTGACCCGTTACGAGGTCCTCAAGGAACGGATTCTCTTCCCGGCCCTGGATTACAGCCGGACGCGCGGCCTGATCACCCGGACCGAAGAGACGGTGCTGCGCCGTGCCGCCGAGCTTGGCACCTTCAAGGCGAGCGACTTCGGGGAGCTGTTTCCCGATCTGACCGAGCGGCAGCGCACCTACCAACTGAAAAAACTCGTCGACGCCCGGATGCTCCAGCCGATCCGGCCCCACGCCCGGGCCTACACCATCAACTTCGTCAATAATGCCCTGATCCGGGCGGTCATGCGGATTCTTGTCAGAGAAGGCTTTGTGCCGGCGTTGGATTGA